One Corvus moneduloides isolate bCorMon1 unplaced genomic scaffold, bCorMon1.pri scaffold_89_arrow_ctg1, whole genome shotgun sequence genomic window carries:
- the LOC116439021 gene encoding probable serine/threonine-protein kinase PIX7 isoform X3, which translates to MIQQAVAAVCTLYSVAYSGYFLAHLARHLTRGSRAAPPSGTKAASAPPRAPSASKEEAKEEEDSSELPPILGDDGEPPSVPGDEGKHPTVWEYNSEAPVVWGEDGGHHPVWDEDSEAPAAWDKDDGHLPAWDEDRGHPVIWEEEAAILPAWEEDGKHPVAWKEDQEPVAFWEEDGEAPSAWEEDTEAPSAAGSWAEHSDSSTALQPEGREEWCLMQLSTSALLLCARAGCCVCVSASAAPRLALQLNVTESFIVLAQLRPRGSRPQGVGLHFGPAARRGLHLGGSVFHVVSFREHRERGGACREIPGTGAGWPRVAIKKMSLRGQNGERAVNEILVLKDKKNPNIVSSLDSFLVDEDLWLVMEYMDGGTLQDIVRQTRMAEGEMAAVSRECLQGLDFLHSNRVIHRDLKSSNILLATDGSVKLADFGLCAQLSPEQEQRSSMVGTAHWMAPEVVTSSPYGPKVDIWSLGIVTIEMVEGEPPYFEHTAAMARCLIRQNGTPQLQEPRRLSALLRDFLECSLEADEERRWSAQELLQHPFLSSAKPLSSLSPLITAAKQLREQRRT; encoded by the exons ATGATCCAGCAAGCGGTTGCTGCAGTTTGCACTCTGTACTCTGTGGCTTATTCGGGCTATTTTTTAGCCCACTTGGCAC GGCACCTCACGCGTGGATCCCGAGCAGCTCCTCCTTCG GGCACAAAAGCAGCATCAGCTCCTCCTCGGGCTCCCTCTGCTTCCAAAGAGGAGGccaaagaggaggaagacagCAGCGAACTTCCCCCCATTCTGGGGGATGATGGTGAACCTCCCTCTGTCCCGGGAGATGAGGGCAAACATCCCACGGTTTGGGAATACAACAGCGAGGCTCCTGTGGTGTGGGGCGAGGATGGTGGACATCACCCGGTGTGGGACGAGGACAGCGAGGCTCCAGCAGCATGGGACAAGGACGACGGACATCTGCCAGCGTGGGACGAGGACAGAGGACATCCTGTGATTTGGGAAGAGGAGGCTGCAATTCTCCCGGCATGGGAAGAGGATGGCAAACATCCTGTGGCTTGGAAAGAAGACCAGGAACCCGTTGCATTTTGGGAAGAGGATGGGGAAGCTCCCTCTGCTTGGGAAGAGGACACCGAAGCTCCCTCTGCTGCGGGATCCTGGGCTGAACAttctgacagcagcacagccctgcagccagagggCAGAGAGGAGTGGTGCCTGATGCAGCTGAGTAcgtctgctctgctgctgtgtgccagaGCAGGGTGCTGCGTGTGTGTCTCAGCATCAGCTGCACCCAGgcttgctctgcagctgaatgTCACAGAGTCATTTATTGTCCTTGCCCAGCTGAGACCAAGGGGCTCCCGGCCCCAGGGAGTGGGGCTGCATTTTGGCCCTGCTGCAAGGCGGGGTCTCCATCTGGGAGGGAGCGTCTTCCATGTGGTTTCTTTCAGGGAGCACCGTGAGCGTGGGGGAGCCTGCCGAGAAATACCTGGAACTGGAGCAGGTTGGCCAAGG GTGGCCATAAAGAAAATGAGTCTCAGAGGGCAGAACGGGGAACGAGCTGTGAATGAGATCCTGGTCCTGAAGGACAAGAAGAACCCCAACATTGTCAGCTCTTTGGACAG CTTCCTTGTTGATGAAGATCTCTGGCTGGTGATGGAATACATGGATGGAGGAACTTTGCAGGACATTGTCAGACAGACACGCATGGCTGAAGGAGAGATGGCAGCTGTCAGTCGGGAG TGTCTGCAGGGCCTGGATTTCCTCCACTCGAACCGGGTGATCCACAGAGATCTGAAGAGCTCCAACATCCTTCTGGCAACGGACGGCTCTGTCAAGCTGG CTGATTTTGGCCTCTGCGCTCAGCTGAGCCCCGAGCAGGAGCAGCGCAGCTCCATGGTGGGCACTGCTCACTGGATGGCCCCGGAGGTTGTGACCAGTTCTCCTTATGGCCCCAAGGTGGACATCTGGTCCTTGGGCATTGTGACCATCGAGATGGTGGAAGGAGAACCTCCTTACTTCGAGCACACGGCGGCCATG GCTCGCTGTCTGATCCGGCAGAACGGGACCCCgcagctgcaggagcccaggCGCCTGTCGGCTCTGCTGCGGGACTTCCTGGAGTGCAGCCTGGAGGCGGACGAGGAGCGGCGCTGgtctgcccaggagctgctgcag CACCCATTTTTATCATCAGCCAAGcctctctccagcctgagccctcTGATCACCGCAGCAAAGCAATTGAGGGAGCAGCGGAGGACCTga
- the LOC116439021 gene encoding probable serine/threonine-protein kinase PIX7 isoform X2, whose amino-acid sequence MIQQAVAAVCTLYSVAYSGYFLAHLARHLTRGSRAAPPSGTKAASAPPRAPSASKEEAKEEEDSSELPPILGDDGEPPSVPGDEGKHPTVWEYNSEAPVVWGEDGGHHPVWDEDSEAPAAWDKDDGHLPAWDEDRGHPVIWEEEAAILPAWEEDGKHPVAWKEDQEPVAFWEEDGEAPSAWEEDTEAPSAAGSWAEHSDSSTALQPEGREEWCLMQLSTSALLLCARAGCCVCVSASAAPRLALQLNVTESFIVLAQLRPRGSRPQGVGLHFGPAARRGLHLGGSVFHVVSFREHRERGGACREIPGTGAGWPRVAIKKMSLRGQNGERAVNEILVLKDKKNPNIVSSLDSFLVDEDLWLVMEYMDGGTLQDIVRQTRMAEGEMAAVSRECLQGLDFLHSNRVIHRDLKSSNILLATDGSVKLADFGLCAQLSPEQEQRSSMVGTAHWMAPEVVTSSPYGPKVDIWSLGIVTIEMVEGEPPYFEHTAAMARCLIRQNGTPQLQEPRRLSALLRDFLECSLEADEERRWSAQELLQVDAKRLQGKEQREGGVFSWGPPPIVSGLAAFHMQRQQNPRLAWLGRVLCRSSGPGAPQGAGPSSSRSGGSEPCLT is encoded by the exons ATGATCCAGCAAGCGGTTGCTGCAGTTTGCACTCTGTACTCTGTGGCTTATTCGGGCTATTTTTTAGCCCACTTGGCAC GGCACCTCACGCGTGGATCCCGAGCAGCTCCTCCTTCG GGCACAAAAGCAGCATCAGCTCCTCCTCGGGCTCCCTCTGCTTCCAAAGAGGAGGccaaagaggaggaagacagCAGCGAACTTCCCCCCATTCTGGGGGATGATGGTGAACCTCCCTCTGTCCCGGGAGATGAGGGCAAACATCCCACGGTTTGGGAATACAACAGCGAGGCTCCTGTGGTGTGGGGCGAGGATGGTGGACATCACCCGGTGTGGGACGAGGACAGCGAGGCTCCAGCAGCATGGGACAAGGACGACGGACATCTGCCAGCGTGGGACGAGGACAGAGGACATCCTGTGATTTGGGAAGAGGAGGCTGCAATTCTCCCGGCATGGGAAGAGGATGGCAAACATCCTGTGGCTTGGAAAGAAGACCAGGAACCCGTTGCATTTTGGGAAGAGGATGGGGAAGCTCCCTCTGCTTGGGAAGAGGACACCGAAGCTCCCTCTGCTGCGGGATCCTGGGCTGAACAttctgacagcagcacagccctgcagccagagggCAGAGAGGAGTGGTGCCTGATGCAGCTGAGTAcgtctgctctgctgctgtgtgccagaGCAGGGTGCTGCGTGTGTGTCTCAGCATCAGCTGCACCCAGgcttgctctgcagctgaatgTCACAGAGTCATTTATTGTCCTTGCCCAGCTGAGACCAAGGGGCTCCCGGCCCCAGGGAGTGGGGCTGCATTTTGGCCCTGCTGCAAGGCGGGGTCTCCATCTGGGAGGGAGCGTCTTCCATGTGGTTTCTTTCAGGGAGCACCGTGAGCGTGGGGGAGCCTGCCGAGAAATACCTGGAACTGGAGCAGGTTGGCCAAGG GTGGCCATAAAGAAAATGAGTCTCAGAGGGCAGAACGGGGAACGAGCTGTGAATGAGATCCTGGTCCTGAAGGACAAGAAGAACCCCAACATTGTCAGCTCTTTGGACAG CTTCCTTGTTGATGAAGATCTCTGGCTGGTGATGGAATACATGGATGGAGGAACTTTGCAGGACATTGTCAGACAGACACGCATGGCTGAAGGAGAGATGGCAGCTGTCAGTCGGGAG TGTCTGCAGGGCCTGGATTTCCTCCACTCGAACCGGGTGATCCACAGAGATCTGAAGAGCTCCAACATCCTTCTGGCAACGGACGGCTCTGTCAAGCTGG CTGATTTTGGCCTCTGCGCTCAGCTGAGCCCCGAGCAGGAGCAGCGCAGCTCCATGGTGGGCACTGCTCACTGGATGGCCCCGGAGGTTGTGACCAGTTCTCCTTATGGCCCCAAGGTGGACATCTGGTCCTTGGGCATTGTGACCATCGAGATGGTGGAAGGAGAACCTCCTTACTTCGAGCACACGGCGGCCATG GCTCGCTGTCTGATCCGGCAGAACGGGACCCCgcagctgcaggagcccaggCGCCTGTCGGCTCTGCTGCGGGACTTCCTGGAGTGCAGCCTGGAGGCGGACGAGGAGCGGCGCTGgtctgcccaggagctgctgcaggtggatGCGAAGCGGCTGCAGGGGAAAGAGCAGCGCGAGGGAGGGGTTTTCTCGTGGGGCCCCCCTCCAATAGTCTCCGGTCTCGCTGCTTTTCACatgcaaaggcagcagaatcCTCGCCTGGCTTGGCTTGGCAGGGTCCTTTGCAGGTCATCTGGACCAGGTGCCCCGCAAGGAGCAGGGCCATCTTCAAGCAGATCAGGTGGCTCAGAGCCCTGCCTGACCTGA
- the LOC116439021 gene encoding uncharacterized protein LOC116439021 isoform X1 codes for MIQQAVAAVCTLYSVAYSGYFLAHLARHLTRGSRAAPPSGTKAASAPPRAPSASKEEAKEEEDSSELPPILGDDGEPPSVPGDEGKHPTVWEYNSEAPVVWGEDGGHHPVWDEDSEAPAAWDKDDGHLPAWDEDRGHPVIWEEEAAILPAWEEDGKHPVAWKEDQEPVAFWEEDGEAPSAWEEDTEAPSAAGSWAEHSDSSTALQPEGREEWCLMQLSTSALLLCARAGCCVCVSASAAPRLALQLNVTESFIVLAQLRPRGSRPQGVGLHFGPAARRGLHLGGSVFHVVSFREHRERGGACREIPGTGAGWPRVAIKKMSLRGQNGERAVNEILVLKDKKNPNIVSSLDSFLVDEDLWLVMEYMDGGTLQDIVRQTRMAEGEMAAVSRECLQGLDFLHSNRVIHRDLKSSNILLATDGSVKLGSLSDPAERDPAAAGAQAPVGSAAGLPGVQPGGGRGAALVCPGAAAGGCEAAAGERAARGRGFLVGPPSNSLRSRCFSHAKAAESSPGLAWQGPLQVIWTRCPARSRAIFKQIRWLRALPDLSLDVSREEAPPTSLGTLCQCFPPILIKKFCLTSNLRLLPSPEFQTIPLCPGATEPVRNLTWESNSSFLFFSSFGQHPFLSSAKPLSSLSPLITAAKQLREQRRT; via the exons ATGATCCAGCAAGCGGTTGCTGCAGTTTGCACTCTGTACTCTGTGGCTTATTCGGGCTATTTTTTAGCCCACTTGGCAC GGCACCTCACGCGTGGATCCCGAGCAGCTCCTCCTTCG GGCACAAAAGCAGCATCAGCTCCTCCTCGGGCTCCCTCTGCTTCCAAAGAGGAGGccaaagaggaggaagacagCAGCGAACTTCCCCCCATTCTGGGGGATGATGGTGAACCTCCCTCTGTCCCGGGAGATGAGGGCAAACATCCCACGGTTTGGGAATACAACAGCGAGGCTCCTGTGGTGTGGGGCGAGGATGGTGGACATCACCCGGTGTGGGACGAGGACAGCGAGGCTCCAGCAGCATGGGACAAGGACGACGGACATCTGCCAGCGTGGGACGAGGACAGAGGACATCCTGTGATTTGGGAAGAGGAGGCTGCAATTCTCCCGGCATGGGAAGAGGATGGCAAACATCCTGTGGCTTGGAAAGAAGACCAGGAACCCGTTGCATTTTGGGAAGAGGATGGGGAAGCTCCCTCTGCTTGGGAAGAGGACACCGAAGCTCCCTCTGCTGCGGGATCCTGGGCTGAACAttctgacagcagcacagccctgcagccagagggCAGAGAGGAGTGGTGCCTGATGCAGCTGAGTAcgtctgctctgctgctgtgtgccagaGCAGGGTGCTGCGTGTGTGTCTCAGCATCAGCTGCACCCAGgcttgctctgcagctgaatgTCACAGAGTCATTTATTGTCCTTGCCCAGCTGAGACCAAGGGGCTCCCGGCCCCAGGGAGTGGGGCTGCATTTTGGCCCTGCTGCAAGGCGGGGTCTCCATCTGGGAGGGAGCGTCTTCCATGTGGTTTCTTTCAGGGAGCACCGTGAGCGTGGGGGAGCCTGCCGAGAAATACCTGGAACTGGAGCAGGTTGGCCAAGG GTGGCCATAAAGAAAATGAGTCTCAGAGGGCAGAACGGGGAACGAGCTGTGAATGAGATCCTGGTCCTGAAGGACAAGAAGAACCCCAACATTGTCAGCTCTTTGGACAG CTTCCTTGTTGATGAAGATCTCTGGCTGGTGATGGAATACATGGATGGAGGAACTTTGCAGGACATTGTCAGACAGACACGCATGGCTGAAGGAGAGATGGCAGCTGTCAGTCGGGAG TGTCTGCAGGGCCTGGATTTCCTCCACTCGAACCGGGTGATCCACAGAGATCTGAAGAGCTCCAACATCCTTCTGGCAACGGACGGCTCTGTCAAGCTGG GCTCGCTGTCTGATCCGGCAGAACGGGACCCCgcagctgcaggagcccaggCGCCTGTCGGCTCTGCTGCGGGACTTCCTGGAGTGCAGCCTGGAGGCGGACGAGGAGCGGCGCTGgtctgcccaggagctgctgcaggtggatGCGAAGCGGCTGCAGGGGAAAGAGCAGCGCGAGGGAGGGGTTTTCTCGTGGGGCCCCCCTCCAATAGTCTCCGGTCTCGCTGCTTTTCACatgcaaaggcagcagaatcCTCGCCTGGCTTGGCTTGGCAGGGTCCTTTGCAGGTCATCTGGACCAGGTGCCCCGCAAGGAGCAGGGCCATCTTCAAGCAGATCAGGTGGCTCAGAGCCCTGCCTGACCTGAGCCTGGATGTTTCCAGGGAGGAGGCACCTCCCACATCTCTGGGCACCCTCTGCCAGTGTTTCCCCCCTATTCtgataaaaaaattctgtctcaCATCTAATCTGAGGCTGCTTCCCTCTCCTGAGTTTCAaaccattcccctttgtcctggtGCAACAGAGCCTGTGAGGAACTTGACTTGGGAAAGTAACAGTtcgtttctttttttttcatcctttggGCAGCACCCATTTTTATCATCAGCCAAGcctctctccagcctgagccctcTGATCACCGCAGCAAAGCAATTGAGGGAGCAGCGGAGGACCTga
- the LOC116439021 gene encoding serine/threonine-protein kinase PAK 1-like isoform X4, with product MWFLSGSTVSVGEPAEKYLELEQVGQGAFGTVSKGLDRATGGEVAIKKMSLRGQNGERAVNEILVLKDKKNPNIVSSLDSFLVDEDLWLVMEYMDGGTLQDIVRQTRMAEGEMAAVSRECLQGLDFLHSNRVIHRDLKSSNILLATDGSVKLADFGLCAQLSPEQEQRSSMVGTAHWMAPEVVTSSPYGPKVDIWSLGIVTIEMVEGEPPYFEHTAAMARCLIRQNGTPQLQEPRRLSALLRDFLECSLEADEERRWSAQELLQVDAKRLQGKEQREGGVFSWGPPPIVSGLAAFHMQRQQNPRLAWLGRVLCRSSGPGAPQGAGPSSSRSGGSEPCLT from the exons ATGTGGTTTCTTTCAGGGAGCACCGTGAGCGTGGGGGAGCCTGCCGAGAAATACCTGGAACTGGAGCAGGTTGGCCAAGG GGCTTTTGGAACCGTTTCTAAAGGACTCGACAGGGCCACTGGAGGAGAG GTGGCCATAAAGAAAATGAGTCTCAGAGGGCAGAACGGGGAACGAGCTGTGAATGAGATCCTGGTCCTGAAGGACAAGAAGAACCCCAACATTGTCAGCTCTTTGGACAG CTTCCTTGTTGATGAAGATCTCTGGCTGGTGATGGAATACATGGATGGAGGAACTTTGCAGGACATTGTCAGACAGACACGCATGGCTGAAGGAGAGATGGCAGCTGTCAGTCGGGAG TGTCTGCAGGGCCTGGATTTCCTCCACTCGAACCGGGTGATCCACAGAGATCTGAAGAGCTCCAACATCCTTCTGGCAACGGACGGCTCTGTCAAGCTGG CTGATTTTGGCCTCTGCGCTCAGCTGAGCCCCGAGCAGGAGCAGCGCAGCTCCATGGTGGGCACTGCTCACTGGATGGCCCCGGAGGTTGTGACCAGTTCTCCTTATGGCCCCAAGGTGGACATCTGGTCCTTGGGCATTGTGACCATCGAGATGGTGGAAGGAGAACCTCCTTACTTCGAGCACACGGCGGCCATG GCTCGCTGTCTGATCCGGCAGAACGGGACCCCgcagctgcaggagcccaggCGCCTGTCGGCTCTGCTGCGGGACTTCCTGGAGTGCAGCCTGGAGGCGGACGAGGAGCGGCGCTGgtctgcccaggagctgctgcaggtggatGCGAAGCGGCTGCAGGGGAAAGAGCAGCGCGAGGGAGGGGTTTTCTCGTGGGGCCCCCCTCCAATAGTCTCCGGTCTCGCTGCTTTTCACatgcaaaggcagcagaatcCTCGCCTGGCTTGGCTTGGCAGGGTCCTTTGCAGGTCATCTGGACCAGGTGCCCCGCAAGGAGCAGGGCCATCTTCAAGCAGATCAGGTGGCTCAGAGCCCTGCCTGACCTGA
- the LOC116439021 gene encoding serine/threonine-protein kinase PAK 3-like isoform X5 — MWFLSGSTVSVGEPAEKYLELEQVGQGAFGTVSKGLDRATGGEVAIKKMSLRGQNGERAVNEILVLKDKKNPNIVSSLDSFLVDEDLWLVMEYMDGGTLQDIVRQTRMAEGEMAAVSRECLQGLDFLHSNRVIHRDLKSSNILLATDGSVKLADFGLCAQLSPEQEQRSSMVGTAHWMAPEVVTSSPYGPKVDIWSLGIVTIEMVEGEPPYFEHTAAMARCLIRQNGTPQLQEPRRLSALLRDFLECSLEADEERRWSAQELLQHPFLSSAKPLSSLSPLITAAKQLREQRRT; from the exons ATGTGGTTTCTTTCAGGGAGCACCGTGAGCGTGGGGGAGCCTGCCGAGAAATACCTGGAACTGGAGCAGGTTGGCCAAGG GGCTTTTGGAACCGTTTCTAAAGGACTCGACAGGGCCACTGGAGGAGAG GTGGCCATAAAGAAAATGAGTCTCAGAGGGCAGAACGGGGAACGAGCTGTGAATGAGATCCTGGTCCTGAAGGACAAGAAGAACCCCAACATTGTCAGCTCTTTGGACAG CTTCCTTGTTGATGAAGATCTCTGGCTGGTGATGGAATACATGGATGGAGGAACTTTGCAGGACATTGTCAGACAGACACGCATGGCTGAAGGAGAGATGGCAGCTGTCAGTCGGGAG TGTCTGCAGGGCCTGGATTTCCTCCACTCGAACCGGGTGATCCACAGAGATCTGAAGAGCTCCAACATCCTTCTGGCAACGGACGGCTCTGTCAAGCTGG CTGATTTTGGCCTCTGCGCTCAGCTGAGCCCCGAGCAGGAGCAGCGCAGCTCCATGGTGGGCACTGCTCACTGGATGGCCCCGGAGGTTGTGACCAGTTCTCCTTATGGCCCCAAGGTGGACATCTGGTCCTTGGGCATTGTGACCATCGAGATGGTGGAAGGAGAACCTCCTTACTTCGAGCACACGGCGGCCATG GCTCGCTGTCTGATCCGGCAGAACGGGACCCCgcagctgcaggagcccaggCGCCTGTCGGCTCTGCTGCGGGACTTCCTGGAGTGCAGCCTGGAGGCGGACGAGGAGCGGCGCTGgtctgcccaggagctgctgcag CACCCATTTTTATCATCAGCCAAGcctctctccagcctgagccctcTGATCACCGCAGCAAAGCAATTGAGGGAGCAGCGGAGGACCTga